In the Malus domestica chromosome 16, GDT2T_hap1 genome, one interval contains:
- the LOC139193080 gene encoding uncharacterized protein has product MALSEFSLQYVPQKAVKGQALADFLAQHPYPCGFGDTDVEIGMVETRDNYWTMYFDGSSTSSSASVGIIIQSPNHDRWYFSLKLDFDCTNNQVEYEALIISLGILHNLRATRALILGDSELVINQLNGSFRCMSCTLAPYHMVASHLAESFDSITFEHISRIHNTDVDELAQIASDAQLLGGKLGREIPVLRQLYPALVNQQVLRRDNVIRTRVMSLPSLLDRQDPIEVCTVEVILDNWRMPIMQYIDNPNGKHNRKTRVHATNYVTYQNELYRKGDDGLLLLCLGPQESAQAITEVHEGVCGAHQFGRKMWWLLRRHGYFWPRILKDCIEFTRGCIQCQIHGTIQRVPAESLHSVTKPWPFRGWAMDVIGKITPFSQANS; this is encoded by the coding sequence ATGGCGTTATCCGAGTTTAGCTTGCAATACgtgccccagaaagctgtcaaaggccaaGCATTGGCAGACTTCCTCGCTCAACACCCTTACCCCTGCGGTTTTGGGGACACCgacgtcgaaatcggcatggttgaaACGCGCGATAACTACTGGACAATGTACTTTGATGGTTCAAGTACTTCATCCTCGGCCAGCGTTGGCATTATCATTCAATCTCCTAACCatgatcgttggtatttttcgctcaaacTGGATTTTGACTGCACCAATAACCAGGttgaatacgaagcccttatcATCAGCCTTGGCATCCTTCATAACTTGCGGGCCACCCGTGCCCTCATCCTCGGCGACTccgaacttgtgattaaccaacttaatgggtctttccgctgcatgagttgtaccctggcaccctaccacatggttgccagccATTTGGCTGAATCCTTCGACAGTATTACATTTGAGCATATTTCCCGGATCCATAATACCGACGTGGACGAattggctcaaatcgcctccgatgcacaactcctggggggcaagctaggtcGAGAAATACCGGTGTTACGACaactatacccggccttggttaaccAGCAAGTCCTCCGACGCGACAACGTGATACGCACCAGAGTCATGTCTTTACCTTCGTTGCTAGACCGACAAGACCCTATAGAGGTTTGCACCGTCGAGGTAATACTAGATAATTGGAGAATGCCCATTATGCAATATATTGACAACCCCAATGGCAAACATAATCGCAAGACAAGAGTTCACGCCAcaaactatgtcacgtaccaaaacgagttataccgaAAGGGTGATGATGGTTTATTACTGCTATGCCTGGGCCCTCAAGAGAGTGCTCAAGCAATCACAGAAGTCCATGAAGGGGTTTGCGGAGCTCATCAGTTCGGACGTAAAATGTGGTGGTTGCTTcgacgacacggttatttttggccaagaatattgaaggattgtatcgagttcaCACGAGGGTGCATACAGTGTCAGATTCATGGTACTATACAGCGGGTCCCAGCCGAGTCATTACATTCGGTCACTAAaccatggccgtttagaggatgggccatggacgtaatcggtaAAATCACACCATTTTCCCAAGCAAATAGCTAA